The following proteins come from a genomic window of Frankia casuarinae:
- the nuoK gene encoding NADH-quinone oxidoreductase subunit NuoK yields the protein MNPANYLILSALLFTIGTVGVLVRRNAIVVFMSVELMLNAVNLTLVTFSRIHGTLDGQIMAFFVMVVAAAEVVIGLAIILSIFRTRRSASVDDVNLLKY from the coding sequence ATGAACCCCGCGAACTATCTGATCCTCTCCGCGCTACTGTTCACCATCGGCACGGTCGGGGTCCTCGTCCGGCGCAACGCGATCGTCGTGTTCATGTCGGTGGAGCTCATGCTCAACGCCGTGAACCTGACCCTGGTCACGTTCTCCCGCATTCACGGGACCCTCGACGGGCAGATCATGGCCTTCTTCGTCATGGTCGTCGCCGCGGCCGAGGTCGTCATCGGCCTGGCCATCATCCTCAGCATCTTCCGAACCCGTCGCTCGGCGTCGGTGGATGACGTGAACCTGCTGAAGTACTAG
- the nuoL gene encoding NADH-quinone oxidoreductase subunit L yields MNADPLLLAAAEHGGSKIHYAAASGVFSLTWLLIALPLAGAAVLLLGGRRTDGFGHLLGTLTSAASFVIGLVLFAGLLDRPGDDRALSQQLYSWIPVNGFRVDVGLLVDQLSVVFVLLITGVGTLIHIYSIGYMAHDPARRKFFAYMNLFLASMLLLVLGDNFLSLYAGWELVGLSSFLLIKFWEYKPAAATAANKAFYMNRVGDVGLALAIMFMFATVGSTSYADVFGSAAAGVIGYGTITAIALLLLLAACGKSGQFPLQAWLPDAMEGPTPISALIHAATMVTAGVYLIVRAGPIFNETQAARTVVVIIGAVTILIGCVIGCAYDDIKKVLAYSTVSQIGYMFLAVGLGPAGYAIGIMHLLAHGFFKAGLFLGSGSVIHAMNDDQDLRHYGGLWRYMKITWVTFGVGYLAIIGFPGFSGFFTKDRIIETAFDKGGTSGYLLGSIALLGAGITAFYMSRLFLMTFHGRPRWTTEGEHARHPHESPGSMTGPMILLAVGSLLAGGLFVLGHSLQDWLEPVAGAGVEGVHTFSPLVLTLLTLVVTAGGFAGAYVRYQLRPVEATAPPDSEVTLATVAARHDLFANTFNETVAMRPGQYLTRFLVWLDLVGVDGLVRGSAAAIGGLSGRMRRLQTGFVRSYALSMLGGAVLVVGALLLVRAG; encoded by the coding sequence ATGAACGCTGACCCGCTTCTGCTCGCTGCCGCCGAACATGGCGGTAGCAAGATCCATTATGCGGCCGCGTCGGGGGTCTTCTCGCTGACCTGGCTGCTCATCGCGCTTCCATTGGCCGGAGCCGCGGTGCTGTTGCTCGGCGGTCGGCGGACCGACGGGTTCGGGCATCTGCTCGGCACACTGACCTCCGCCGCCAGCTTCGTGATCGGTCTGGTGCTGTTCGCCGGCCTGCTCGACCGCCCCGGTGACGACCGGGCGCTGTCCCAGCAGCTGTACTCCTGGATTCCGGTCAACGGTTTCCGGGTGGACGTCGGTCTGCTGGTCGACCAGCTCTCGGTCGTCTTCGTGCTGCTGATCACCGGGGTCGGGACACTGATCCACATCTACTCGATCGGCTACATGGCGCACGACCCGGCCCGGCGGAAGTTCTTCGCCTACATGAACCTCTTCCTGGCGTCGATGCTGCTGCTCGTCCTGGGCGACAACTTCCTGTCGCTCTATGCCGGCTGGGAGCTGGTCGGGCTGTCGTCCTTCCTGCTCATCAAGTTCTGGGAGTACAAGCCGGCCGCCGCCACCGCGGCGAACAAGGCCTTCTACATGAACCGGGTCGGGGACGTCGGGCTGGCGCTCGCGATCATGTTCATGTTCGCCACCGTCGGGTCGACGAGCTACGCCGACGTGTTCGGCTCGGCCGCCGCGGGCGTCATCGGTTACGGCACGATCACCGCGATCGCGCTGCTGCTCCTGCTCGCTGCGTGCGGCAAGTCCGGCCAGTTCCCGTTGCAGGCCTGGCTGCCGGACGCCATGGAGGGCCCGACCCCGATCTCCGCGCTCATCCACGCGGCGACCATGGTCACCGCCGGGGTCTATCTCATCGTGCGGGCCGGGCCGATCTTCAACGAGACGCAGGCCGCCCGTACCGTCGTGGTGATCATCGGGGCGGTCACGATCCTGATCGGCTGCGTCATCGGCTGTGCCTACGATGACATCAAGAAGGTGCTGGCCTACTCGACAGTCAGCCAGATCGGGTACATGTTCCTCGCGGTGGGGCTGGGACCGGCCGGCTACGCGATCGGCATCATGCACCTGCTCGCCCACGGCTTCTTCAAGGCCGGTCTGTTCCTCGGATCCGGCTCGGTGATCCACGCGATGAATGACGACCAGGACCTGCGTCACTACGGCGGGCTCTGGCGGTATATGAAGATCACCTGGGTGACCTTTGGTGTCGGCTACCTGGCGATCATCGGGTTCCCCGGGTTCTCCGGCTTCTTCACCAAGGACCGGATCATCGAGACCGCCTTCGACAAGGGCGGGACGTCGGGATACCTGCTCGGCTCGATCGCGCTGCTGGGCGCGGGCATCACCGCCTTCTACATGTCCCGCCTGTTTCTGATGACCTTCCACGGCAGGCCGCGCTGGACGACGGAGGGCGAGCACGCTCGGCATCCGCACGAGTCCCCGGGGTCGATGACCGGTCCGATGATCCTGCTGGCCGTCGGCTCGCTCCTCGCCGGTGGCCTGTTCGTCCTCGGCCATTCGCTGCAGGACTGGCTCGAACCGGTCGCCGGGGCGGGGGTCGAGGGTGTCCACACCTTCTCGCCGCTCGTCCTCACCCTGCTCACGCTGGTGGTCACCGCCGGCGGCTTTGCCGGGGCCTATGTGCGCTACCAGCTGCGCCCGGTCGAGGCGACGGCCCCGCCGGACTCCGAGGTCACCCTGGCCACCGTCGCCGCCCGTCACGACCTGTTCGCGAACACCTTCAACGAGACCGTCGCGATGCGGCCCGGCCAGTACCTGACCCGTTTCCTGGTCTGGCTGGACCTCGTCGGCGTTGACGGGCTCGTGCGGGGCAGCGCCGCCGCCATCGGCGGCCTGTCGGGGCGGATGCGCCGCCTCCAGACCGGCTTCGTCCGGTCCTACGCTCTGTCGATGTTGGGAGGTGCCGTCCTCGTGGTCGGCGCGCTGCTGCTGGTGAGGGCGGGCTGA